In the genome of Lactuca sativa cultivar Salinas chromosome 3, Lsat_Salinas_v11, whole genome shotgun sequence, the window CATATGCATGTGTTTGTGTCAACTTTTCCAATTATGACAGGCGAAAGATATCGCCGTAGAAATTCATGGATATCAAGACGTCCCTAGGGACGAAACTGATGAGCATCTATTGAAAGCAGTTGCACACCAACCTGTAGCTGTTTCAACGTCATGGGGAGATAATTTAGCGTTATATAAAGAGGTAACTTATTATTACTTTAAAAACAAATTCTACATTCTTTCATatttcactatatatatatatatgtatgataagGTAACTAAGCTAAATAATTTAACAGGGAATTGTGCAAGGACCATGCGAGACGACAGTTTTGCATTCAACGCTAGCAGTTGGATATGGTACAGACCCGGATGGAACCAAGTACTGGATATTGAAGAACTCGTGGGGAGAAGAGTGGGGAGACAAAGGATACTACAAACTACACCGTGGAATTCCTGACAAGAAGGGAATGTGCGGCATAGCACAATTCGCTGCTTATCCTGTCATTGAAGCCGATAGTGGAATACATGCCTCACCTGGTGCAGTTGTTAAGGGTGTTAAAAAACGCTAGAAGTTCGTATGCACAACTTAAGTTGGATGTGATTGTTTCTCCATTCTAAATAATCGGTTGCTGACGCCGATCCGATTCAGGCAACTCTAAATTTTTTATTATGTAATTCAACTATAAATTTGTACCCGTGCAAAACGGTGATGACGAAATAGTTTTTTTCGGCAATTCGTTTCATTTTGGAAACATGTTAtgttacaagtaaaacacaatatATTGGAAAATATAATTTACCATTTGTTTGTTAATTCTCTCCGAAAATCGAACCTACAAACAATTAAAGCAACATATAAAGAACCTCCAAATTAGCAAACATCGAAATTAAAGCAACATATAAAGAACCTCCAATTAGCAAACATTGAATAATTTTCTTTTCGATGATTTGCTATATACTTTGCTATGTATATATTAAATGTAAATCTGTGCAATGCATTGGTGGTCAATAGTTAATTTCCTGCAAATAGTTTCCTTttgtatattttgattttttttggttaACCAAACATGAGAAATGTTCCGTTTTTTGGTTTAGTGACTGATCATGTTTTCTATTACATAAATCATCCATGTAATTTGAGGCAATTTGCAAGTTTCATCCTATCGTTCTTTTTTTATTTGGATGGTCGGTCTGGTTTATGGATTTGAGCCGATTTGCAAGTTTCATATCTGTTGTTCttttttcatttggatgttccatttttttttttttgatttccaCCCCTAAGTTGTATGTCGTTTGAAAGATTCGATTGACCCTCAGTAAAATGATAATTTTAGTCATAGCTTTATTTTCTAAATttctttattatatttattttcatatGGGTTTGACCCTTAGTAAAATGATAATTTTAGCCATAGCTTTATTTTCTAAATttctttattatatttattttcatatGGGGTACACTCAACAATCTCCCTTATAACTAATTATCCGAATGATTTCATTAACACAATGAGGCTGATAAATGATTAACATATCATAAAAAACAAAGAAATCTTGTTCAGATGAGCATCATTGAATTAACACATAtattaacttccaaaacaagcaatTTAACTATGTGCTTAATAGCTACAAGTGTTCTAATCCAAATGAAACAAAGACAAAATAACTAAATTGAACCACAATGCAACTCCCTACAAGATACAATCACCACACCATTTAACTAAACGACAACCACCATATATGTTTAAAAACCAGTAAGAATATAGCCGATAAAAAATTAGAATATTGGTTGCACTCTGCTTTGTAGCAGTTCATGCTGGTTGTGTTACTACCTTGTTATAATGTTCTTATGGACTCCTACAGTGAATAAAACATCtaaggtgttgttttgatgtttttttaacatattaatGGAACACAATTTAATCTGGTAAACTACAAATGGGTGTTTCGTATGAATTAATACAAAAAAGAGACCGAAATCGAGCTACATTGCTAGTGAAAGGTAAATAGTCATTAACATGTTAGAAATTTGGGTATAGAAATGcttggaaattctgagaattgtgttaaacactttcagattaaagtatttAGGTGGTACTCTCAATATTCTTTAATCAGATAATACTCAGAGAGACAAGAACATAGATCCTCTGCCTAGTTGTAATTAAGTATTTTGTAAGTAGTAGTTATCTTTATGCAAAgcttgattagataagaatcaaAAAAATGGTTTATCAAAGTTTGAGTATTAATTAATAGAAGGCTTATGAAGTGGTTCATTCCATTCCTTGATTATGATTTTAGTGGAATGGAATGAACCATTCCAATCCTTCTTTaatgtttttgttttttctttctttttttctttttttttgctATAATAGGAGGCTTATGAAAGATCTATGGTGGCTAAGTTTGGTGATGATACTAGTTGCCACCCCCTCTTGGACAGTGAAACATGGTGTGATGTTTCCGGAGGAGTCAAGAAAGGAAGAATATATGGATTCAGATCCGTGTCTGATCCAACGAGCTTTTTGGAAGGAACATCTAATACAATAACATCCCAAGAGGTTCGTTTAattttttactttaaaaaaatttCCTATCATGGTATCTTACTTACAAATTTTCCTATCATGGCATTGTACTTTAGGTTGTCTATGAATGTGTACGAAACGAGATGCGTGGGGAAATGGATGCTAAAGCTGCAGAAATGGAAGCTAAACATCAACAAATGCGTGAGGAAATGGATGCCAAAGCTGCAAAAATAGATGCCAAACAACAAAAACTTGATGCAAAATACAAAGCAATGGAGAAGATGTATGCAACCTTGCAAAATATGATGGGAAATTGAAAATTAGAGGTAATATGATGTTAACCATTGGTATTTGATGTTTTTGAATGACTTGGTAACCATTTGTATTTGatgattttgattgttttgaataatgttttatagGAATGAGAACTGAAGATGATTGGATGAACATGAAATGAAGAGAGAAGCTAAATGTTATTTTGAAGTTATGTTTTGTGAAAACTCATTTCCCGATGCTTATTTTGAAGGTTAAACTTTTTACTGTTTGTACCTCTTTTGCATACTTTGGATTTCTTGCTGTTAAAATATTCTGAACCGTTGAGAGTTTGATGTTATGTGTACAGttttgtttttgggtgttttttgAATGATAGTTtggtaaactattatagttttgaTATTATAATGTTTGGTTGTATCATTATTTGATGTTTTTTGTATAATAATTTGATGATTGTAGTATTTTTTGTTTtagaatcaaaataaaaaaaacatgataTTTCATGTTTGCGACGCATCAGCGAGGGAAAAATAAATTAATGTATGAATTTTACGAGGGATTAGCTATGAAAAAATTCATGTCTAAAGTTTGCGACGGATCAGTGAcggaaaaaaaataaattaatgtaTGAGTTTTGCGAGGGATTAGCTATCGAAAAAAATCATGTCTAAAGTTTGCGACGGATCAGCGgcagaaaaaaaattaatgtatAAATTTTGCAAGGGATTAGCTACAGAAAAAAAGGAAATTTGCGACAGAACAGCGACGTAAATTTGGTCGCCAATGCATGGAGTGACCATTTGGCGATGGATATTTTGTCGCTAAAATTGTCGCAAGGAAAATTCGATCCGTCGCTAAAACACTCGCTAGGTCATTAGCCACGTTTTAATTATCTATGGACTATATCCGTCGATGATCCATCACAAACAACATTTAGTGACGGAACAACGACGGATTTGTCCATCTCTAAGACCCAAGTTTCTAGTAGTGCACCACTATTGTTCACCACCGACATATGTTCCCTTCATTCCTTTCTCCCCCATAATAAACATTACTCCCATACCCTTACACCGTTCACTGTTTGCTTGCATTTTTATCACTCAACACAAACCCAACGCCTGGTGATGACAAAGAACTTTCTCGGATGGCCACCGATGGCAAGTTGAGAACCCCTCTGATGGATATATCATAAAGCTTGTGAACGatgttttgttttatttggtTTCCAATCGATGCTTCTTCTATATGCATGGAACTATAACATGGATAAACGAAAACGAAACAAAAAATTAGCAAAAGCTGAGGCATGTGTTTAACATATTGTCCATAAAACAAATCTGTCCGCTATCGGGTATTTGTTTCCTAGGATACAACAGTTTGGAACGATTCTTCAAGATCGTCGAACCTAAGAACGACTTGCATTTGACCTTCTATGTAGCAAGAAACGAGACAAAAGTACTAGAATGTGAGGGGTTTTCTTTCTTGAATTCTAGTCTCAAGTGCCATCAAATTGGCTGTAGAGTGATTGTATTATACTACACATTCTATAACCGCCCATTTATGATGAAATTAAACACCTTTATTACTCACATGATTAATATTTGTTTTGTAAATGaaatcataataaattaataGTTACGGAAAAATATATAGTTTGCAAAAAGGTCCCTGAAATTTTCTTATTGTACATACAAGAAAGGGCTTTGATTTTTGCTTGAGAAAATAAACCGAAGCAgggttctaaaaggcgcgccatggcgggcgccaaggcgcgccatggcgtgaggcgcggcgtcgccgttacgaaaagttTCATAACATTGCTGTTAGGCGTGCGCGTGGCAAGACGTGATATGgcgtgccatggcgcgttatggcgcgtgttttttcgtttgaggcacgtttttttgctcttttttataccttttctattcggacatacaagtattgtgttttttattaactttttgttattagttgttgatataacacttctaaaaactaggtatatttgatataaatttatatttatgcggtaatataattaaaaattaatacaaaatcgccgccttacatcacgtcttgaaaaacgtcatggctcgccataactcgttaagcttgaggcttggccttgccgccacgccacgcctcacgccttttAAAACCTTGAACCGAAGTAAAGCGTGAGAAATCATCTACAGTAACCAAAATATAATTCTTCTCATCAATTGATTCAATTGTTGAaggtccacataaatcaatatggaAAAGCTCAAGTGGTTCAATAATCTTCGAGTCGATGGTTACTGGATGTCCTTGTCGATATTGCTTTCCTTGTacacaagctgcacataaagaATCGAGATCGAATTTAAGAACCTATAAGCCTCAAACTAAATCATTTAGAATAATCTTATTaagatttttgaaatttaagtatAAAAGCCTTCGTTACCAAAGCCAACTAAGATCTGACAAAGCCTTCGATAGCAGACAAATAGAAGGTAATCCAACGATAGGTTTCATGTCTGCTGAAGTTTCATGGCTTCACAATATCCTCTGTGAACTCTCTTTCCCCTTAATTTGAACTACTGTTATGTTCTGCGACAATGTGAGTGCCATGTACCTAGCTTCTAACCCTGTTCAACACCAAAGTTCCAAACTTGTGGAAATAGACTTACACTTTGTTAAGGAACGTGTTACCATTAGACAggttcatattttgcatgttacATCCACTCATTAGTTAGCTAACATTTTCACCAAAGGACTTCCCATACAACTATTCCTTGATTTTAGAAACAATTTAAGCATTGTGAACCTCTCGCTCAAATTGAGGAGGAGTGTTAgaatatttatttgtttgtttgtatTGTGTATGTATTCTCATAGTATAGGGGTCCTTtgggtacatgttcaaaaccagtTGTATTATATAAAGGCATGGAATACAATACAAACTCTAACTGGTATTTTCACTATCAAACAATTTTGAATAAGCTGGATTGATATGTAGTTTTGTAATAATTAATCATATAAAAAATAATTAGACTGGGTATAATATATCCCTAGAAAGGTAATAAGGTGAACTTCCTGAATATGACTTTATATTCTTGATTAAAAGGGATTAAGGGAGGGAAAAAGATCTTGAATAGACTCCAGTTTTTGTGTAAAAAGCTGAAAACAAACTTAGGGATGTATCAGTTGATTCAAGGGTTAAGTAGTGTTTATTAACactttaaaacacttatatatagAAGAAGGGAGTACTTTGATTATTGGAGCTCAGGTGCTTGCTCTTGTGATTCACGTGTGACTTGAGTTGCGTTCCTCACTACATGACATTAATGTTCTGTACTCTTGCTTTAGCATGTGTGAGTTATTAGGACATGTATGATTAGTACTATATTGAATGGCTTGTATTGATTATATATGGTATATTGGGATGAAGGTTGTAAGGTCGAGTTGTTTGACTGAAGGCCATCGTGTCGACTCAATGGACCGAAGGCGGTGACACCGAATCAATGGACCGAAGGTGGTGTCACTGAGTCTATGGACCGAATGTAGAAATACGAAGTCCTCAAGGAATGCTCGTATATTGATGTGTTCTTAAACTAACATGTATTGTATGAAAGTGTTTATTTATCTGTGAGGTATGTTAGGTTATTACTTGATAGCATGATAGATGTACTTGTATGGTAGAAGTAAGATATATTATCTTGATATGATGTTGTGTtgaaattcactaagctttgtgcttatcctttccttttttaaacaattttatttaAGAGTTGTATGTATGAATAAGGGAAAAATCAAGGTTTGTGTAACACTCGTTTCAGGTACCAATTACTTTTTTGAATTTTAGGGCTTTggagtggaactcgacgagttggggagctccaaatcgtcgagtagagatcaATTGTGGGACGTAGAATTtaggatctactcgacgagttggaaggcccaactcgacgagtaggcattgtaaaggagaaaccctaatttttagggtttgcaccctatataatctcctgAAAACCTTGAGGCCGGCCTTCcatcagcctccaaaccctaaGAACGTCAGTGTAAGACCCTAATCTCCAATATCTCTCATATTGTGAGCTAGAGTGACTTGTGGAgcttaagaagaagaagataatgagaagaaggagaagatctaacaaacaaagcCCTCACTCTTGAGCTTGACCATCTTGTGGACTGTTGTAAGCACTCAAGATTCAATTTTTATCTTAGACTgtggctagatcttgagtttactcttcatttcCTATCATTCTTGTTGATTGCATGCATGGGGttcgtaaagtttgcaactttatgaatctccagggcaAAATGGTCCCATAGTGGACCAGATCTAGCTTTTGGTCAAGCATGGATGCCATGCAAGGATTTTAGGGTATATTTTCCCTCTTAGGCCATTTTGACTTCAAGACATGCactggacatgcatgtccataaagtctcACTCTTTGGAATGTTTGAGGATTAGAAACTCTTCTGGAAAGGGGGGATTCCAGATCCCTAGAGTCTTGAACCATATGGATAAGCTTTTGAGCTTTCCAACCTTTGTTAAGGGCTTCAGAGCATTCAGAGTGGTTCTaggggataaagttggaaactttatccttctagacaCCTTTAGATTTCACATCTAAGCCCTAGAGTCCTTGCAATCAACGCATCATCTGAATGTGCAAACATGGGGAAAACTAGATGAGTTGCTctggtaactcgacgagttggatcaggTTTCCCCGTCTATTGGATAttgagtgaactcgacgagttgatgagacaactcggtgagttggctagggtttgtcCCAGTTTTCTGGACTCTGAAGGCACTCGAcaagttgctagatgcactcgatgagttggggtcaacatggattgttgaccttgactgttgacttggactttgaccacgGTTGACAAAGTTTGACATtgagggtatttttggtatttcagaaTTTTGACAAAACCAGTCACATGATGATTGTAAGCAGTTGAGTTGGTGCTGCGCGTTGGGACTTATCTGATCTTATCTTATAAGTTTAGCATTTTTGAGAggcgagtctcctcaccataccaatgggtcgaaggcaccaaggccggcccattatatatggtatgtggattgttagttgattatgtggtatgtcgGTAGGACATTtgtatggaagaccccggggggttcCTGTGGCAGTAGACTAAGACCATGCGGGGGTTTCCATGGCATTCAATGTAAGACCTTGGAAGGTTCCCATGGCATATTAGTATGCTTGTGTATTTAGTctgtataataattatatgttAGGGAAGACCATGCGGTGGTTCCCATGGCAAGCAGTTAATACCAtgtggggttcccatggcagtgggtTAAGACCACATTCCAGTGGCACCCGAAGTaggaccttggagggtttccatggcatccttataggTCTTTATGCATGGCTTAGGTTGCTTATATGATTGATGTGGTTTATATGGTCatgtggattatgtggggtatgctttggggaactcactaagcattagcttacagtttgtcgatttgtttcaggtacatctgagtcTAAGGGAAAGGGCAAGGTTTGATGGCGCGACATGAAATCTTTACCATTTGATTtaatgggacactctgatgtttgaaataaaatgttaatgttgtgggttttgaaaacaattgtcattgttactttatattttatgggaatgttttagttaattaaaaatgaaaaatttgtttaaaaatttgggtcgttacaagttggtatcggagccttggcttgagggatttgggcacactcttgggtgtgtcaggactcaaactaaggaaatggtaaaattgatTTCAAAAATCAAAGTTAGCATTTCTTAAAATGGAAAAGAGGAGAATGCAATGCGCGTGATTGGTCGacctcaagtaagtggttccccaatatgttagccatgtgATACTGATATTTGGATTATGATAGTCTGATGgattttgctatgtgtatgcttttaaaattgtatacggttaggagcttatagaTTTAGAaggattgatttggccttatttcctgttccttgtctggttgtggtcctagggtaaaatctattattcgaaggtctatttgatcctattctgtgtataatttgcatgcttaaggcaacctgttatgattgagTTCTGGTTTGATATGGATGGAGCAAATCTTAGGATAGCCTAGGATTTGAGATATGCGGTAGCCTGTGAGATATGTTTTGTTCTGGGATGAattagagttatcaggtagagccttaaggaaggtacaggtaggtgtagaaggtagtattgggcccgtaatactgaaagcacaggacatgTACCCAAACTAATGTTAGATCTGGAAGCTCGAAAGAGAACTGGTGTGGGAAGATCCCCTTTTTGGACATTTTGACCGTTCTGTCTTGTGGTATTTTAAatcagaatggtggtgacacggtttggagcagggggatcaggatTAGGATCAGGATCCGGGTCAAGGTCGGGTGACACTACTGAGCCCATTGATGAGAGGCAACGCAAGCTTATTGCAgccgaggttacgaggggcatTATTGACACTACCCCATTGATTTTTGGGATGGTCAAGGAAGGGatgatggagattatggaggagaggcTTAGGGCATTCAAAACCGAGATTGGTGCGGGCTAGGTCGGTGCCTGAACTCTCTCATTCAAGGAGTTCAAGGAGTACGGGGCGCCGGAGTTCTTCGGGGTCAGGGTCCCCATAATTAGCTGACACTGGGTGGTGGACATAGATAATGCCCAACATACGAGCTCCTGCCCTGATGCGACAAAAGTGGGTTTTGCTTCGTGTATGTTGAGGGttcgagcccgggattggtggggaGAGGTGACCAACCAGGTGGGAGCAGCCAGTGTGGCTAAGAttgatgggtttttgagcattctaacacttcctaagtgtacatgcaaccctaataaccttggatctatgtttgtctaattatcatgcaaagttgaatttccaaggttatattcctatctagcatacatggggaacaattttaacttgaatgatagatagaataacttaccttgttgttgcttatgttccttgaaaccttgtgagcctagcaccccaagtgtgatgcctcaaatgcttcacacaacaccaaatgctcttggaaagactcttgagataacacacacttcttcaaatcggccaagcactctagtttcttatgtctaaccgattttggtggagaatgggactcttatatagtgttgacacatctagggttacaccatgtaaaccctaatgtgtcatgactcttcatttccatgacccatgggtttgtaactcccatggagcatccatggagcatcctatgggtagaacccaacttgataatccatggagcctcttagcccactatacaagatatgaatgatttacataatcaacccatatatttaattagttatcctttgatcacttaattaattccaaattaattctttgatcaaactaatcaaataatattattaatatattagaacttataatatattaataacctccaagtgttatttctctcattttgtctatccaattgcatggtgccatgcaacccaaatggaccatgccgggtcgggtcaagtacacacccgaaatagttatggacttagacaccttatccaacaaagatGACATGGGCATAGTTCGTTAGACTCTTTGatttggagtttgcaccacctattaAGGTGCAACGATTAGTGAGGGAGTTCCAGGAGCTccagcagaccaccgagactgtggcagagatcaccgccaagttttgggAATGCGCATTGTTGATCCCACAGTATGCTACATATGAGGACATGTAGACGAAGAGGTATTATTCCATGTTAAGGGATTATATCTAGGCGTTTGTGAGAtttacagggtgcaaaaccctgaacgagatggtggagaaggcccgtgagTGAGAAATGCAATTGGAGTTCCGCACCAAGTGGAAACCAGAGCAGGCACAGACAGTAgtaggtcaggctaaaaagcctaagacttTGGATTCTTCCGGTAAGGGACATCAGGGCCGTAgccggtgtgccaagtgtggTAGATCTCATGGTGAAGCTTGTTGGGGGAATGGGCCCGGTATGTTATATATGTGGTCACCCGGGCCACACGAGCATGGATTGCccctagaagggcttgatttgtttccaaTGCACCCAGACCGGCCATAAAAGGCCGGTTGTTCGAGGTTGTAGGGAGGGGGAGGAGTGGTGGTGGTGCCTATGCCCGCCACGATTAGGATCACAGATGGCCACCCTGCCAAGGCTGATGCTCCAGCGGTGAAGAGCCGCacatttcagttgactaccgaggaggctcgggcagcgCCATACGTTGTGGTTGGTACGTGTGTTATCTTTCCTGCTTGATATTGATTTGTATTaattatgtgtatgtatgtgctcacatatagggacctttttggtcaaagGTATGTCGGCTCACATTCTattcgattcgggtgctaccaGATCGTTTATATCTCTTGCATTTAGCAAGAAGTTCTGGGATGTGCTggggactttggattccccgcTTGAGGTTGAGATTGTGGATGACTGTGATGTGAGTGCTATGAGGGTGTATCGGGATTGTGTCCTGAATGTGCTTGGGGAGAGATTTTGTGTTGATCTAGTCTTGATACCGTTGCGAGGGCTGAAGGTGATCGTCAGaatggactggttgggggccaatggggccattATCGATTACGAGCGCCAGGTagtgagggttcgaaccccaagtgggtgagaaATGGTTATTCATGGAGAGAGGGCCTCGTAGGGGCCAACCCTTTGTTCAGCTGGGAGGGCTAGGAGACTTCTCTATCAGGGTTGTTCGGGATTTTTGGCGTACATCAGATACGAGGGTTAAGCCTACGACAGATTTGGGTAGTGTGCCACTTGTACGAGATTTCCGGGATGTCTTTCTCGAAGAGTTTCCAGGGGTGCCTACGgcgaggcaggtagagtttcacattgatttggTACCAGGTtctgctccgatagccaaagcaccatatcagcTAGCTCCGTCCAAAATGCAGGAGCTGtctacgcaacttcaggagctactAGACCGAGGGTTTATCCATCCAActagttccccgtggggagcaccgatcttgttcgtgAAAAATAAGGACAggtcacacaggatgtgtattgattatcgggagctgaacaagttaacagtgA includes:
- the LOC111896732 gene encoding vignain, producing the protein MDWRNHNAVTRVKNQGMCGSCYAFPTVDSVEGIHSIINGELIELSPKEIIDCANVGGCNGGSPQDSFKYIANNGGLTTEKNYPYKPVVETCTLQKAKDIAVEIHGYQDVPRDETDEHLLKAVAHQPVAVSTSWGDNLALYKEGIVQGPCETTVLHSTLAVGYGTDPDGTKYWILKNSWGEEWGDKGYYKLHRGIPDKKGMCGIAQFAAYPVIEADSGIHASPGAVVKGVKKR